The genomic region TCGTAAGTGGGATGtaaggattcttaaaataacatctgtacagatgtgaagccctgactgtatctgactgatctttaatgaaagctcttgtcttgtttttttttttttcctctgaaaatattaacctaATAGTCAGACACAGTTTATTTAGCCtatgtagttgaggggacaggtctgctctgcagcagcaaactgatatgatgctgatttacatgagaatttatgtaaaatggaggttaaaccttgaacataaactacagaacgcctgtaaagcattttaataaatcaatctatcacaattaaaacaatttaagaCTGAGACCGTACTGATATATGAGTCTGATAATACTTTAATAAATTGATATCATATGTGaatgtttctgtgacttcctgtacagactgagggctgctggaaactgtttGACTTCAccacagctttttgtcacgGCCTCCTGCTGCAGTTGCCTGATCTCGtccactttccaggcgaggTACAGTTCGTCTCCAACCAGCCTAATGTTTCACGTCTGGACGGTACTTCCTGCATGCTCTCACTGTCTCAATAGCACTGAGGCCCTCTACTGGTGTTGGACTGCAGCAGCATACAAAAGCCACTTGCAACACATATCGTCTGAAGTCCTAATACCCATGGATTCCCAATCATCATTTCTAAGTGGCCTGCCATTCAACATGAACCTATAGTTGTTCCATAATGGAGAGTTATTGATCTTGAAGTCGATCAGGTTCTGGAATATTTGCACAGTGGAACAAGAAAACTGAATCAAAGGGTTGTCAATGTTCTTACACAGGGGGCCAAACCACAGCCCCTGTAATGagaccttttcttttaacatatCTAAAGCTTCCTGTTTAATCCTTTGCCATCTTGTGTCTCTTGAATTAAGGCCACAGACTCATTTCAAAGAATAGCTAGAGTTAAATGCAGTACTTACACACATTCAGAAGGTCTAGGCCCCCTTTTCCCTGTCATACAAGTTCTTACCACTAATCCTTGGTGTCTTATTATTCCACGTTAATTATCTGAATATTCAGACACTGGGACAAATGTAATAAAGGACAGGAAAGAGGAGACTACATGGGACCGTTTCAGGTGCTGATGTTACCTGAGTCAATTACAAGGCTTGGGCAGTTCCTGGGGAAGGGAGAAATGAGTGAAATGTACACATGATTGAGTAGGAGAAACGTTGAAAGGGGTTGAGAGGTTGAATGGGTGTGAACAGGGAGTGCAGAGGGACAAATATAAGAACAGGAAGGAAGAAGTAGGTTTGACAGGCGTTAAGTAGCTGAAGCCTGACCCTGCTCTTGAACCTGAGCTAATCAGTTGACTTTAGTTGATGACCACTGTtcagtgtatgtatgtatgtatgtatgtatgcatatatatgtatatatatatatatatatatatatatatatatatatatatatatatgtatgtatatgtatacatataaataaatttcaACTATTTCGCTTCATTCTGTAGATGTTTATCCAAAGAGTATAAGTGACAATTCACTACATAATCAAAGAATAATTAAGCTAAACTGGAGCTATCAGCTCTAAATGTTACTTATGtattagaagaaaaaaatgtagttagaatttaaaaactaaaagcaCTTGTGTAAAAAATGGGCCATTATATTGATGTAGATGCATCTACAGTGAAAGTAACATTTAACTGTTGTAGTTGGTCAAAGTGGTGCTAATTCTAATCCCTGCCATACAGTTTATACCAAATATATTTTAAGAATATTATATCTGTGAATCTAAAATCATAATCTAAAGTAACTTGTAATACCTAATGCAGTGACATAAAAAGTATGTCCCTCTGAGATGTACTGTGGTAGTAGTACTGTATAAAATAGCATGATATCAGAATGCTCAagtgaagtacaagtacctcaaaatgatACACAGGTgtaatacttgagtaaatgtatacTTCGTGCCAGTGCAGATTGTAAATACGATTCTGGAGCACCAGGGACTCAAACATAATATGTGTCAACACATTTTAGAGGGATTATGCATTTTGGCACTGTTAATAGTTAAAACTTTGAAAGGCTGTTTTGACAGGCCAGTGAGCAGTCTGGCAACTGCTGCcaccagaggcattatgttttcaggttgtctgtccatccatacATACGTACGTCCCATTCTCATAAactcaatatctcaagaacgccttaagGGATTTAATATGTTGAATGTCCACTttgatcaaaggtcaaaggtcactgtgaccttgtctgtctcattcttgtcaACATGATATTTTAGGGACAACTTTAGggttgttggttgtttttgtttttttcaaatttggtacaaacatccacttagactaaaggatgaactgattagaatttgatgatCGAAGGTAaataaaaaaccccaaaaaaaacaaaaacaaaaaaacagggtcattgtgacctcacaaaatatgtttttggtcataactcaagaattcaaatgctaattatgacaaaattttacacaCATAGGATGTAATGATGAAgggctgacattttttttatcttaacagtcaaaggtcaacttcactgtgacatcataattttctgTAAAAACCCTTTCTGACTCATATCTGAGGAACataagaggagacatttggtcagacactgaattggtgacgccaatcttgggtgtccatcttgaatcTGTgatgattgtatagatcttctgtgctgctaggGGGAAGAtgtatgtgaagcatccatgttttcacagacacggatgtaaactgtaagagaaacttgactggtgcatggTGGCATACAATCACAAGGTGAtaattcaaatttattttattttttttgggaGCCGGCTTCTTTTTTCAGTCACAAATCAAACTTAAATCACTTTCTTcagttgttttaatgttatCAGTGTTTTCTGTTACAACTTAGACAatttgagaaacacaaaatgcagaTTTAAAACCCAAACTCTTCAGTTATTATGATATCATTCAGATTTATTGTTATGTCCTCAAAACACGTGCACAGTGGGgctttggtgtgtttttgatAACAGCACCAGTACAGTTTCATTATTTATTCTACATGTATCAGTCAGGGCAGGCTGGGCGAACAGTGCTTAGACAGACCTCAGTGGATAAACTGTTTTACAAAGACCACACTCAGGCTTTGACGTCATACATCTTTTAATCTCCCTGAGAGCTCCGCGGAGGCTTTTTGTCCTCAGAGGGCAATCCACTCTTTCCGTCTGCTGTCAAAGAGCCAAAGGGGATGTTGTTTACAATCAAATTTGTTAGGGCTCAGTAGTGACTGAATCAGTTATTTTCCTCAGAGTAATATGGAGCAGCTTTGTCAGATTTTAGGAAGTACGAATATTAAGGAAAAACATTCTCCAGAGGGATTTGGAGAAGATCACTGAGAGTCAATAGGATTTGTCCAGCAGGTTAACTTGAAATAGCCTACAGCGGGTCCTCTGCTGGGGGCACAGGCCAGGGATCCACGGCTGGTGCACAGTGATGAATGTGCTTGACAACGTCTCtctatgtttttaaaaaaaataattttagcaACTTTTTTTGGCTTCTTTGTAATTAAAACCATGGGTCAAGCACAAAGTGGAGCAGATGATAAGGAAGTGACTCTTCAACACATCCAGGAACTTTACCGTAAATTTGCAAGTGAATGTCCAAGTGGAAATCTGCACTTGCATGAATTCAAGAGAATCTTTGGGATCGACAGCAACTCCACAGAAGAAGAATCTGCATATATGGAAAATTTGTTTAGATCTTTTGATACAAATAAGGTAATGTAACAATGtcttgtgtgtgagagatatAGAATAGATTTGAATCTAGAAATAAGTGAACATTATTTTAGGGAATATATTGTTAGATAAAACAACGCTGATGACGAACTTAAGTATTTGTCAGTGTTTGCCTTAATACTGCATTAGTCTTTGCTGGAAGGCAGTATGACTGACTGACCTATCCATCATCCTGTTTGCCTCTTAGGATGGTAAAATAGACTTCCTGGAGTATGTGGCAGCACTGCATCTTGTTCTTCGTGGAAAACTGGTGGACAAATTGAAATGGTCTTTTAAAGTTTATGACAGAGATGGAAATGGCTGCctggacagacaggaagtgagacacATTGTCAGAGTAAGTATTcactaattttatttatgattaaaaattGTGTTTGCATCACTTACTTCAGAATATTTTGTCAGATCAATTGGTCACAAATTTGAAGAATACTATATGCACCAACGGGACACTGTTTTTAGACAGATGAGATATtgttaaaaaatttaaaactaGAATATGTAGCTACAAATACTCTCTAACGTGTGTGTACAATGTATATCACTCTGCTGTACTTGAAGAGCTTTGAATACAATCTTGCTCAATTCAAATGGCATGTCATCAGTCTCAGTCTAAAAATATTTTGCTGAGTCACCACAATATCATAAGTGTATTGAGATAAGTGTTATAAACACTGTTGTAATGCAACAATAGACTGTTATAATAAGAATTATTTTCAAAGCTACAACCAGGGTTTGAATAACAATTAGAGTTGGATTATTTTGCTTTGATATTCAGAAATCTTATGACTTTACAGAGATTCCTCTCACTTGTTATTCTATTCCAAAAGGTGAATATCAGAATTTTACAAAAGTAAGTTAGTACTCAAAGAGTAGTATAATCGGTAACCAGTAGCTTTCTAAGTTAATTGTCTTTCCACATGGAAATAGATAAAGTGTCAATCAAATCAGAGGGAGGACTGCTGTTCCCAACAACAAGTAAGTAACAATTGCCAAAGTCACAAGTTTAAAGGAAAAACACCATCCAAAATCAGTAtaccaatatgttatttccatggccaagcaaagtttaataaatatatgtgaacatgagctactctctttcaaagccagaaaccagagaagtcagTCTCAAACTATAAGGTAtaaaatctggagctgctccatagacaagaGCACCTTTAACACTGCCTATTCAAGGTGGAAATATTATTCCACCTGGCAGTTCTGTAGAAAGGCTAATATTGCAGAATGGGAgggcagagttgtctcgcctctgAGCCAGGGAGCAGAAGTAGTAAACAACCTCCGTATAAAAACAGGGCAGGCAGGGCAGTCAGCAGGATgttttgacgacatgttatgCATGACCTGTTATGCATGCAACATACTGCAGAAGATTCACAAAGCAGCTTgagcagttagtggctaacttACAAAAGAAcatcagctgaaaatgtcctcaaatttggaaaacaatgaggtctgggagctcatTACCCTCCGAGTGGAGGGCGAGATCAGCAGCCATATAGCAGAGAAatgattgttgttgccatgtcacgccattgttattgttcatAAAGTGCTGCTtatcacacactggagctgtgtgatgctgtggccttttggttctgtgtaaaagtgCAAAGGCTGCTCAAAGAAGGGACTGTGTTGCAGCTCTATAGCACAAGTTCTATGTAAAAAGGTATAATGAATGgaagactgattttgtggatcTCAGTTCTCAGGTCCAAAACAGAAATGTCCCCATACACTCAGGTGCTCTCAAtatcatctagaacatctttcaccatttaAATGGACtgtatggtaaatggactgcacttgtacagcACGTTTCTAGTCTTcttgaccactcaaagtgcttttatacttctcacattcacccattcacacacacaatcacacactggtggctgaggctgccatacagggtgccacctgctactcagtaaccattcacacgctctcacatACTGATGTGACAGccatttggggttcagtatcctGCCCAAGGACACTgaacatgcggactggaggagcaggGGATCAAACCCCTGGTGGATCACCCACTCTATGAGCCACAGCCTCCCCATttactgtctatggagcagctccagactttctcccctatgacatcacaaattcgAGTTTTAGTTCCCtagcttttggatttggaaagtgtttttgttttgtttttttgctaatATTTACACACTGGCGCCACCATGTGTCTCGCATCAAGTGTGGCTcctagcacacactggacacGTCGCACTGCAGCTTGTTATCAGACGACCACACAAaattattactacttttacttacagatctgtacctcttccacctctgcattagcttaaaatcaagCGTGGAGAGCACTTAATTAAAGTTGATTTCTCATCTGAAACGCCATGACtcgccaggcaatatcttttttgccattgtctttataatggtGGCATTGTGGGTCATCAACCTCGAGATATTTCTCAAGATATTTCGagatatttctcaacctcaacaacgAGTCTCTCCTTATCCATTCTTTGTCAAACACGAGACACAGCAACGGTTACAGAGTTCTCATTATGCATTCATGATGcagagaggagtcgagctgccatagcaacagagaaaaagagctgctacaggagctggtATGTGCAAGCAAAGAATGAGCggggggaaaatgcatttaattctgggAACggtgaggctggaaataggacagtggcataAAGTGCTGCGGAGTGTGGAAGCATGTCTTGCTGCTCCAGGTGTGGGGTTGTACTGTAAATAATAGGAGCGTATTTTTGGACGTGCAGCATTTgccgctggtgtgttttggcctttaggcCAAAGGAATAACGTATATGAATTTTGAGtgggcgtagttcccctttaacattCTCTTAGCAGTAGCTGTAAATAAATCTAACTAGTTCTTAACACCCTGAAAACTTGGTTTAAAACCCAAAGTAAACGTAATATAGATAAATTCAGATAaacaacaatcaaatcaaagttTCAGTTATAAAGAAAACATCCTTAGATATTATTTATTAAGAGTTCAACATTTACATATCTCAGCTTATCTGCTTCATCTGCgctgtgtgggtgtggttttATTGACTGTAGTCTGGCAACATAAGCAAACAACCCCTCAAACCACCACTATAAATATTACTAAATGCTGACTGGTGCATGGAGGTGTGCGCCATCCCTTTTTTCTAACTGAATCCCGCCCACTTCAAAACAATAAGAAGAGCATAGACAAAAATGCACATATGGAAAACTCTCATGGTATATAACCAAAATTATTTAAActttggcaaaaataaaatagaataaaataaaataaaataaaaatctgtatcCAAGTAAAGCACTACTGCTCACAATAAGAAGCtagttgacaaaaacaaaaataaacaaacaaaaaaaagttttccggacctttaaagggatagttgtttttgtttgtttgtttgtttgtttgaaatggggttgtatgaggcaatctactgctgtggatgggggcagcaacaaaatgtattttagccatctaaaaaacatCCCACCTAAAAAGTtctatatcagtttaagtgtacgctatattgagagtattttcagtgCTTTTGTCACAGTCTGCTTCTCTTTCtcacctggggcctgtatcatgaagcaggattaatgtcttagcgaggtaacttcagggttaaccctgggttttcggtcacACGAAGCCGGTTCAATTCTTAttggggtagatcaccatggtaacttactctgaacggctatcctgctccagagcaggttaagttcagggttgaatctgatcctataaaaagcaccacccactggccaatcagctgttggaaaaaaatgactccgctgacagaaatgcagcccagtcatgacgggaagtttaattaatttgattgattttgatttgaaagtttattttgaacattaaaaaagaaaagaaagcaacaacaacagacaatgaaaagattgttcaaaaaggagtggaaagaagtcgaaatttcatcccaccccttcataagaaagaaactgatcatttgcggacacttaatagcaccattaattagtgccaacattttgttttgttggaggaaatgatccctgttaaagataatgggcctaattgacagctttgctgctggaaatgtggaaagtagcctatcatgtctacacttcatggtgtttgagggattttcctttttgttttttaaagagggagactaggtatatttttgcgcagctgttaatttctaacacagctcaatatcaggatgattttattcagactatcaatttggtgttgatatgatttaattgtggcgtcagctttaagctttattgtagcatatataacgttatgacaaAGAAGACCAATTTATCAGACGCAATGATGTTAGACGATAATTGTAATACACGCAATTCATCTACAcagcattgatttcatgggattcaagggtgtgatcagtgtcagatgtacaggtataggtactgtagctacttcaaccagtgatgagtaatttaacctacacataattttatttgctaccttgttttgtcttgatttttccctctctcctcctctatttcttctttccttacccgttttttttcccttctctattatgtgatttcattgatgttttgacaggggaatgcgttgccacgcatgcttcctcctcctgcagctgccacggtgttggccttttctgtaatgttgcttttctcctcctcatattttagtagaattaatctctgatcctcacgagaaatactttttttccttcacatacggcgctctgtgaggacgcttggtgacgctcagtgacgctgcgcttctctcatgattgtgattggtccacTGCGTGCacgttcacggctcttgataaagcaaccctgggttgagttaccgagttgacatccagcgtcgtgataccgattatcctgattgccattgttagggttagtcaacccaggataggtctgggtaacccaggaaaggttgatctcgcttcgtgatacaggcccctgctCCTGGTAAATGCACCCTGCTAGCCAGCCACGCCCCCTAATCAAGACAACTCCACTCACCTGTGCACACAGCTGCTCCTCATCAGCACTCCCTGCATAAAAGCAGCTGCTGCCTTTCCCTCactgccagattgttcttcaacCTCATGCAAGACATTCCAGCACTCACTCTCGGCTTGGTTCCCTGGTACCGACTCTGCTCGTTCCAGACCTGTCTATGTCGTCTGTTTCCTGGTAAACCCCAGCCTTTTGTCCCTGACCACAAGTTCTGCCTCAGTGTCTCTGGTTTCCATCTGCCTGTagctgtgtggtgttttcctgctgagacattttaaagtgtgtgttccaACCTGCTGTCAGTTGCCTGCTGTGAGACTCCAAACactgccttgtgtgtgtgtgtccttcttTTACCTACCTGTCAGCTCATTCCCTGGACCCTGAACCCAGAGACTGTGTATGGGCTCTGAGCCCGAAGAATTAACCATCTGCTCGTGTTCCTATTACCTTGTGTAtaataaaggtcattaccaactgtctgcctgcctcagagtgctgcatttgggttcagtcaCACCCGTTACAGAACAATCTGGCCAGAAATGAACCCAGCGCACTCTCCCTCACTGTGGAGCCACCACAGAAGGATCCAACCATTCATGGACTCGGTTGGAGATCTTCTTGAAATGACATTTAAActtatgtgtttaaaaaatgattggAGATATGCCATGTGTATGATGACAGAGAGGCAGCCTTGTCATCAGCACACCAGGAGGTTTCCTTGAGGCCTTGGCTAAGGAATACGCTACCGAGTTGAATTGAGGACTTTGTGAGCACTTCTAATTCTTAGCCTGCACTTAAGTCAGTTAGGCTTGGGGTTGTTAGCCTGCAGCCTCCACATCCTGAGCGGACCCCAGCTGTCAGCCCGTTTTTAGAAACCTGCCTGTCCCTGGGAGGTCCTCGGAGCCTCAACCAGATAACCAGACGTGGGAAGAAATCCCGAGCCTGTCCTGCCAGCAACCAGGCCAAGCCTCAGTCCTTGTTACCCAGCATCCAGCCAGTCCCTCAATCTGTTGTCCTGGCTGACGCCACTCCTGTTCCGGTGTCGGGGATCCTGGCAGACGTCACTCCTGTTCCGGTGTCGGGGGTCCCGGCAGACGCAAATCCTGTTTCTGCTTTGGCAGGCTGGCTGACACCTGCTCCTTGAGCCCACTCAGCGGTCCGGCCGACACCTGCTCCTTGAGCCTACTCGGCGGTCAGGCCGACACCTGCTCCTCGAGCCCACTCGGCGGTCCGGCCGACTCCTGGACCCAGAGGCCACTCAGCAGCTTCGCTGACTCCTGTACGGAGAGCCCAGTTGGCGGTGCGGCTGACTCCTGCACCGAGAGTTCCTGCCCCCAGAGTCCAGTAGGCGACCCGCCCGACActtgcacccagagtccagTCGGCGACCCGCCCGACACTCGCACCCAGAGTCCAGTCGGCGACCCGCCCGACActtgcacccagagtccagTTGGCGACCCATCTGACACTCGCACCCAGAGTCCAGTTGGCGACCCGTCCGACACTCGCACCCAGAGTCCAGTCGGCGACCCGTCCAACACCCGCCGGTTCTGAGCTGCAGCGCTCTAAAGGCCCTGTTCCTGCcgagctgcagcactctcaagTTCCTGTCTGTGCTAAGCTTCAGCACTGTCAAGTTCCTGTTcctgtgtcactgcagcaatCTCAAGCCCCTAttcctgccaagctgcagcGTGTTCCTATTACCTTGTGTATAAAaaaaggtcattaccaactgcCTGTCTCAGAGTGCTGAATTTGGGTTCAGTCACACCTGTTACAGCTTTACCTTAATaccagacagtgatttccaacagaaaaacaaagccaTTATATTGCTTCTCaacaaaaccagactccattgacaaagaCAATGATTTAATACTGCTGAACGGAGCTGCTGGCATACTGCTACCTcaatcagtttttttgtttgtgttattgtgtaactttggtgaacaccaaactcac from Epinephelus moara isolate mb chromosome 1, YSFRI_EMoa_1.0, whole genome shotgun sequence harbors:
- the LOC126388485 gene encoding guanylyl cyclase-activating protein 2-like, whose amino-acid sequence is MFLKKIILATFFGFFVIKTMGQAQSGADDKEVTLQHIQELYRKFASECPSGNLHLHEFKRIFGIDSNSTEEESAYMENLFRSFDTNKDGKIDFLEYVAALHLVLRGKLVDKLKWSFKVYDRDGNGCLDRQEVRHIVRIINKIKRHKDPNITGNIEDICDRIFDLVDKNKDSQISLEEFIEGAEKDPWVMDQLRLDIGPCDWFIDQQEKKP